The DNA region TTTTATATCGAGGAACAAATGTTACAGTCAGAAAACACATACTAGAAgataaaattgatcaaaaagtAATGACATTTGCTATCATTTATTATAGCTTTTTGAGATATGTGACAATATCGAATCTCCACATTTATGTTAGAAAATATTGTTATAaatgtctttaatttttacaagAAATGACCTTTACGTTATTTTTATTTGGATATTAGCGAAGGATCATTTATAAGCTAAATGAGGTCATTCATGACCGCACGAAGTGCGGGTAAATTACCTAGTTTCTATATATTTTTGTGAGCAAAATGTTTATCTTTAGAACTGGATAGTGCTCTTGCAAATTGCACAAGTCAGCCAAATGGAATTTTTGATAGTCGGTCCAATATCTGTGTATTTATACTAAATTTTATATTACTGATGTCATTTTGATATTTGAATATTAAAGTTTTATCAGTGAGCATGTCACAATCTATTTTGCCTAAGCTTTGCGGGCATTTACCTTTTCCATcttggtaagcgaaccctcaacctaaCGATAAATAAAGACATGAGTAATTAAATCAAGCAAcggaaaagaataaatacgtaagtctcacgataatatatatatagtagaatagtgcggaataaGGAAAATATCCCCAGGGTCTAGTCCAAGTCATACGAGAGCTTctaatgaaaatatacaagtctggataataatacataaatcctTCTCTGTCTcagaataacaaaaataagacataaaatgggaagagtcttcaaggcagcgaatgtccatgctcaccctggaaacttgTAGCAAAGCTGAAGACGACGATCAGCCACGAGAGATGGAAGTAGaaccaacctgatactctgcattcataaaggaatgcgaTAAGTGCGCCGACAAAACAacggtactggtaggcatcatcggccgactaagcatagctaacataattcagacaataaagcaagataggcgagcaaccaacaagtataagtcaaacataatcgaagTCAAGTACACGTCTACGCCTAAGtgaagcatctaatcccaattgcAATAAGTCTCAATGTATCAaaccgaatccaacatcacaagtacaacaccaaaacatctcaaTGTAAGCCATactacaatgcaatgcaataatgtatggatgcaatgcaatgccatgcaaatattgtgtacacatgtactccggacggaaatatcgacatctcggtagcacaacccaaggtgactcgcgaagtcttaGTGCCACCGGGTCCCGATCTTTGCCCAATGGGTGCATGGACGggaccccgaatctttgcccacggggggttctcaccggcaccaccctgggggacccgcggagtccatgtactcactcaatccacaatTCCGGAACGAACATTGGATAACAGACTCTCACGTCGctcaagtaaaaatcgagcccagctcatcacagtgtgtcatcaagtatcatcagtatctcagcagtatatcatgaagaatgagagcgTGTgcaatacatatatcatcatcaatagtcgtgcttaatatcacaagtaccaacaatgggtacgccaaccgtatatccgaatcacaagtaccaacagtgggtacgccaacaatatatcagagtcacaagtaccaagagtgggtacaccaacaatatatcagagtcaccagtaccaacagtgggtatgccaataatatatcagagtcacaagtaccaacagtgggtacgccaacaatatcataatcaacatgGAACAACAGAtttcaatatctactaacaacacatGGCATAAAACCAAagacaatagaacaatcaaatcagaACACAActgggtggctagccccaacacacaacagggcccaacctaaggcaatatccaacccaacttcatacccgaaggttcacatgttgtCTCCGACAGTACCATCTAAATATATGTTCGCTACACGAactctcaccaagggtaagccataacctacctggatggccgaactgcaaacaccaacaactcactcctttgccttgcctttccgctgagcctcagaaccaaagtagtctaagcataattgaaatctagattagaaatcatgtaGAACGATACCAATATTGCtaccattcaatttaggtcaaattcaaccttagaatttggggaaatggggcccataagggcaaaacgggaaatttggaagtaaaatatcaaattaagcactagctaatcataacccaaccactaattgctgatcTAACTCATGAAATCCCCTAATTTCgaaattgaagcaaaacccccaaatttgggtacaAACCCTAACTccttgattcaagaattcaatacTAATAATGGAATATAAAGAActaacaaccttagattcatcaaaatctagcataaaccccatcaatttcatcattaacaAGCCTAGATAGAATAATCATCAAAACCCGCTTTTAATCTTCCATGACTAAGGAATGTATAAGGGAAGGGGAATCCTAAGATGGATAAGATTAATGGAATAGTAAAAGGATTAGgggaacttaccaccaagaatctccACTAAAAGTCTCCAAGAACAGATCCCAAGAGTCTATTTTCGTAATGGTATTGAATGAGGGACTAAAGACTtctaacacttcattaattatacccactgcccgtcacccgctttggCGACGCTCGGGATGCCTCAAAGCCGCTCCGACGTCAAACCCAATTGGCTTGACCGGCTCCCCGGCGTTCCCGTACCGAATCGGTTTGGTGCCGCCAAACCGGGcaccaaacaccagaaaatccacccaagtttcacaattcaATCCGATTTTCCaactaattcccgaggccatctgctcacataccatacgcatagacacacataaaaacacgttacaaacgcgctcgtggccttggaattcccaatggaggtcccgttgaccgagtcaacccccgataccttaattctaatttcccaacccagtcccaaaatgcatccgagtgcattgggaaccgaatcagatacacacacaagttctaaacaactatccggacctctcggaatcgacggattcccgaaaaaggccagtttacccaaaagtcaactttgggtcaactctttttcactttaagctcaTATATTCACAAAAAGTTACCCGAatccgatctagacacctcggaaagtgtgtcaacggtcccctcgggtcaaaagtgagcaaaTTGATGTTCGGGAAAAGGCAAAAATGCCGGaaggactataacgaccaaacgtaTCGTTATAGAGTAAGAAACTTCTTTAAAGATAACGTAATAGTGAAGGATTATacgattttttgaaaattgtttAGAGTTCAAGAGGTAAAATGATTCTCACCTTGGCACAATACACAACTTTTTACCTTGGATAGAATCATATGTTCACTTAAAGTGCTTCACAATTcagtattttaatattttaaggttctgaaaatttatggaaatatgaaaaaaagaatGATCTGCAAGGACGAAAAGAACGCAAAAGTATGggaaaaatattcaaaaagaGATAATTCTTGCACGGCGGGATGGTAGTAGAGAAATGTGGATTGGGGTTCTTGTGCTGTATTAAGAGCAGTTTTACAGGGCTAGTGGGGTTTTTCAGGCAGGTGGGTTTGTCTGTGCTCCTTTTGCCATCGATAGTTGGGAGGAACATTTAGGAGATTATTCTTTCTGTTTAATAATTTATCGAGAAACTATACAGTTATTTCCAGATCCCTAAGTTACTTCTACCTTTTGGTTTGCTCTCTTGTATCGACTGCTATTCCTTTAGGAGTATTTTTGTTTATTGTCTCATCATTGAAGCTTGTAAGGTCATAAGAAATGTATAAACAATTCCAACTGCAACTTTTGTGCAGTGTCTAAATGAGCTTCTAGGGCTTGTAGTGGAGAGATCTTCATTGGTTGAGGCATTTCTATGTTAGACATTTCCTTTTTAATAGATATGGGAGGAAGGAAGGAAAACTGTGTGAAAAAGGGACTTTAGTTGTTCATTGTTGTATTagatgctttcttttaaaaccAACATGTAAAGGGAGAAGGAAATTATAAATAGGACCTTCAACTTCTCTGAGCTGCAGCTTATTGCTACTTGTAATGGATATGGCTCTTTGTTCTTTGGATTGATGTGTGctttttcctaaatgttttaCCTGGAGTGCATAAAGAAATGAGAAATATAGGAAGCAGAAAATTGCAATATATTCTATAGTTTCGCTGATGTCTTTGTGTTTTGCAAAACTTAGGGTGACCAAGGAAAACAGGGGAGCAGGAGTGCTGGAGAACTTTTCAGAAGGGGAGAAATATGCAGAGCATGCTCTTAGGAAGTTCGTTCGTAACAGGTCTCCAGAGATTATGCCGTCTATCAATGGCTTCTTCAGCGACCCAAAGTGATGCCCAAATTTAAGCCTAAAATTTATTGTTTGCTTTTGACATTTGAATGAGATAGACAGACTGAAATGGTTGTTTTCTTCACTAGATTGCATTCAAAATGGATTTAGATATATAAAGATAATCTCAAAATAAATGCcatcaattatataaatatcTGCTGCATTTTTTCTACAATTTTTCATTCACTAATCATGATTGAATAAAGCATTATTTTCGATCATAGGAGTGCAAGTTTATCCTATTTCCACAGGACGCAAAAATCACCTGACATTCAGTACCTTATGCTTTTTGAATGATCAGAGATACACACTATTAGGTACACATTTGTGGTTGGCAATCTCATACAAGCTCATTGAGCAGACGACAATATGAAAGACTGATTGGGGATCATAAATTGAACGAATAATCAAAGCTTCAAGTAGCAAGAGGTGGCCATCATATGAAATCATTATGATCCATTAGCTAATTTAAATGCTAATTCGATACACTAGGGgtataaaattgaaaattgctTGAACAATGCGCTCAAAAAGGCAATATAAAGAACGTCCTTACAGCTCAGAACCCAAAAATGggtaagaagaaagaaaatacatAGAAACCCCTTCAActatggccttttttttttcaaaaagacacTGGTCCTAGTACCTCCTTAGACAACTTCTAAGTAATCTTATTATAGTACCTTTTTTCGGTCAACCCCagttataagaaaaaaaaatctgttgTCACGCACCAATCATTATGTGACACccaccccaacaaaaaaaaaaaaaatcagccatgttaatttaaatcaaaaaatttaattcaCGTGATATACGTTTCAGCATATTTAACGTTGAATTAATTAAGTTGATTGGAAGTTGAATATGTGATCGgatggaaaaaaattgtttatcaACTCATAGTGAACTAATAGTTTGAAATGGCGGCTTTGAATGGACGTGAATGTTTTGAATTAGATGTGGAGGCATAGAATGAGAGTTCTAATGATATGGCTTTGGTGCAGTGGACAATGGAGGAATCTGAAGAGAAAATAGAGCTAAGTCTGGCACCAATGTTCCTGCTCGAAACCAACCCAATTCTCATGGCCTCATGGCATTGTTTCAGCAGCTGCGTGAAAGTGGGTGGAAGTGCATTCAAGAAAGCTCATGGGTCTGAAATTTTTAAGATGGCTTCAAAAGATGCAGAGTTGAATGAGATTTTCAGCAATGGGATGAATTCAGTGACAAAAAGCACAATGAAGGCAATACTTACAGGGTATAAAGATGGGTTTAATTCCATTACATCACTTGTTGATGTAGGTGGAGGGATAGGGGTTGCCATGTCTGAAATTGTCAAGGCATATCCTCATATAAAGGGGACAAATTTTGATTTGCCTCATGTTGTGTCAACAGCTCAAAAATATGAGGGTGTTTCTCATGTTGGGGGTGACATGTTTCAGGCTATCCCACCTgctgatgttgttgttgtcaagGTAAACAACTACGATTATTCTTTACCTTAAGTTGGAGGGTATTTCTATACgtaactatttttaaaaaaaaaaaattatgcaacACATGTTTTTTtaatacaccaaaccaaacagTGGATAAGAAATAATCTCAGCATAACTAATGCCAGCACCAGCATTACTAATAACAACATTACTAACATTATTCTTATACACCCTACCAAACGACCtctaatgaaatgatttacaaccacacaaatatgtATGGCTTGTCTTAGactataagtttcaaaagtcttactttctttcttaaactccttaactagtcaaactatatcacataaattgggatggagagagtaattgttttaatttaatataCGCAGTGGATAATGCATGATTGGGGAGACGAAGATTGTTTGAAGATTGAGGTATAATCAATTTCAACTGCAACTTTTGTTCAGTGTCTAAAATGAGCTTATGGGCCATGTAATGGGGAGATCTCCATTGGTTGAGACCTTTCTATGTTAAAAATTTCCTTTAAAAATCTGATATGGAAAGTGAAGAAAGAAAACTGTGTGAAGGACTTTGAACTTCTCTATACTACAGTTCTCTGCTACTTTTAGTGGACTTTTTCCTTGTGTTCTGATTGTGGGTTAAGagttttgcatatttggttgtTCATCATTGTA from Lycium ferocissimum isolate CSIRO_LF1 chromosome 2, AGI_CSIRO_Lferr_CH_V1, whole genome shotgun sequence includes:
- the LOC132047596 gene encoding (R,S)-reticuline 7-O-methyltransferase-like — encoded protein: MFLLETNPILMASWHCFSSCVKVGGSAFKKAHGSEIFKMASKDAELNEIFSNGMNSVTKSTMKAILTGYKDGFNSITSLVDVGGGIGVAMSEIVKAYPHIKGTNFDLPHVVSTAQKYEGVSHVGGDMFQAIPPADVVVVKWIMHDWGDEDCLKIEWTFSLCSDCGLRVLHIWLFIIVSDVSVFFFKPTCNSRRVTKENRGAGVLENVSEGEKYAEHALRKFVRNRSPEIMPSINGFFNDPK